From one Candidatus Bathyarchaeota archaeon genomic stretch:
- a CDS encoding GrpB family protein: protein MMEINKTIRIADYDPQWAVLYEEEKSRVLEVVGHIIVGVEHIGSSAIPTLGAKPVIDIIVAVPQLNITEKCIASLRSIGYEYVPEHEDSIPERHYFHKGHPPMEQHYHLHMVERTSNFWMKHLLFRNYLCTHLKDAQEYYELKKKISL, encoded by the coding sequence TTGATGGAAATAAATAAGACAATCAGAATTGCAGATTACGATCCTCAATGGGCTGTATTGTATGAAGAGGAGAAAAGTCGGGTTCTTGAGGTTGTGGGTCATATTATTGTGGGAGTTGAGCACATAGGGAGTAGTGCTATTCCTACCTTGGGAGCAAAACCAGTTATTGACATAATAGTCGCTGTTCCTCAACTTAATATTACCGAGAAGTGTATTGCTTCTCTTCGAAGCATTGGCTACGAGTATGTTCCTGAACATGAGGATTCAATTCCGGAAAGACATTATTTCCACAAAGGTCATCCTCCAATGGAACAGCATTATCACTTGCATATGGTTGAACGAACAAGTAATTTCTGGATGAAACATTTGCTGTTTCGTAATTATCTCTGCACTCATCTTAAAGATGCTCAGGAGTATTATGAATTGAAAAAAAAGATTAGCCTTTGA
- a CDS encoding DNA-directed RNA polymerase subunit B → MSEITQDELLLLQKSFFKEKGLVRQHLDSYNEFIDHGLQEIIDETGEIKIELPESPYKIKLGQAWIIDPQSRISSPYLTEVDGTKHEIFPMEARFRDLSYVAPMAIEMTPIMDGREQDTELVLIGNIPVMLKSKLCVLSQLQPEELILHGEDPNDSGGYFLINGSERVIVALEDLAPNRILVDIDTRGAHPVYQAKIFSTTVGFRARIELRLKSDGAIYVTIPGVPSEVPFIIVMRGLGLESDKEIAEIVSPNQSIQNMLEPSFEKSAGAETLREALEYIGNRVAHGQVLEYRLQRAQSILDRNFLPHLDRTPEKRIDKAIFLGEMTCRVIELKLRKRTTDDKDHFKNKRLKLAGPLLADLFRVAFRNLCRDIKYQLERMGFKRQMITVSAAVRPGIVSDRLKHALATGNWGRGRVGITQLLDRTNLVSTLSHLRRLQSPLSRSQPNFEARDLHPTHWGRLCPNETPEGSNCGLVKNLALSACISVAVNVEKVKRIVYDMGSIPARNAEQGVRLSGAKVFINGSLIGYHQYPAELVSELRDKRRRGEIPSEINIAHLKTKGGREEVYVNCSEGRVRRPLIIVENGVSKLQPEHIDNIRSGEWSWEDLVKNAIIEYIDAEEEENIYVALSFDEITHKHTHVELSPYTILGICASIIPYPEHNQSPRNSYEAAMAKQALGVYATNFIYRVDSRSHVLHYPQTPLVKTKPMEILGYNQRPSGQNCIVAVMSFEGYNMEDALIFNKASIERGLCRSTFYRIYEAECRQYLGGLKDRFVIPEAGMRGFRGEQYYRLLEPDGIVNLEASTVGGDVLIGRTSPPRFLEEYKEFEVKGPSMRDTSVDVRQSEAGTADAIFITESREGSKLVKVRVRDQRVPELGDKFASRHGQKGVIGMIIPQEDLPFTESGIVPDILINPHAIPSRMTIGQFLESMAGKMAAARGRPADGTPFVNEKSSDIKRTLINYGFSHTGREVFYSGVTGEKFVADIFVGVVYYQKLHHMVSDKVHARARGQVQMLTRQPTEGRARGGGLRFGEMERDCLVGHGAAMLLRDRLLEESDKYTLYVCENCGYIAYYDIKQRVYVCRMCEEDAQISPVIISYAFKLLLQEMMSLCVAPRLKLKERA, encoded by the coding sequence GTGTCAGAAATCACTCAAGACGAACTTTTACTTCTTCAAAAATCCTTCTTTAAAGAAAAAGGACTTGTTCGACAGCATTTAGACTCTTACAACGAATTCATCGACCACGGACTGCAAGAAATAATAGATGAAACCGGCGAAATAAAGATCGAACTTCCTGAAAGTCCCTATAAAATAAAACTTGGGCAAGCTTGGATAATCGACCCTCAATCCCGCATAAGTAGTCCCTACTTGACCGAAGTAGACGGCACAAAACATGAAATATTTCCTATGGAAGCGAGGTTCCGCGATCTCTCTTATGTTGCGCCGATGGCTATTGAAATGACTCCGATAATGGACGGAAGAGAACAAGATACAGAACTCGTTTTGATCGGCAACATCCCTGTCATGCTCAAATCCAAACTATGCGTTCTTTCCCAACTGCAACCTGAAGAACTGATACTTCATGGCGAAGACCCGAATGACTCGGGTGGATACTTCCTGATAAATGGCTCAGAACGCGTGATTGTTGCCCTTGAAGACTTGGCACCAAACCGGATATTAGTAGACATCGACACAAGAGGCGCCCACCCTGTTTACCAAGCAAAAATCTTCTCCACAACTGTCGGCTTCAGAGCAAGAATAGAACTGCGTCTAAAATCAGATGGCGCCATCTACGTCACTATCCCGGGCGTGCCCTCTGAAGTTCCCTTCATAATCGTAATGAGAGGCTTGGGACTTGAATCCGACAAAGAAATCGCTGAAATAGTCTCACCCAACCAATCTATACAAAACATGCTTGAACCTTCCTTTGAAAAATCTGCAGGAGCAGAAACTCTCAGAGAAGCTCTTGAATACATAGGTAACCGCGTGGCACATGGGCAAGTATTAGAGTACCGTCTTCAAAGAGCTCAAAGCATCTTAGACCGAAACTTTCTTCCCCATCTAGACCGCACACCTGAAAAACGCATAGATAAAGCTATCTTTCTGGGTGAGATGACATGCCGCGTGATAGAATTAAAACTTCGAAAACGCACAACAGACGATAAAGATCACTTTAAAAACAAAAGGCTAAAACTTGCTGGTCCTCTACTCGCGGACCTCTTTCGCGTCGCCTTCAGAAACTTATGTAGAGATATAAAATATCAGTTGGAGAGAATGGGATTCAAACGACAGATGATCACAGTTTCCGCCGCTGTGCGCCCTGGCATAGTTTCAGACCGCCTTAAACATGCTTTGGCAACAGGCAATTGGGGCAGAGGGAGAGTGGGTATAACGCAACTCCTCGACAGGACAAATCTTGTTTCAACTCTTAGCCATCTACGTAGACTGCAGTCCCCTCTCAGTAGGAGCCAACCAAACTTTGAAGCCCGCGACTTGCATCCAACCCATTGGGGGCGTTTATGCCCAAACGAAACGCCTGAAGGCTCAAACTGTGGCTTGGTGAAGAATCTCGCTCTTTCTGCATGCATATCTGTAGCCGTAAACGTTGAAAAGGTAAAGCGAATTGTTTATGACATGGGAAGCATTCCAGCGCGAAACGCGGAGCAAGGAGTCCGCCTTTCAGGCGCGAAAGTCTTCATAAATGGTTCTTTAATAGGATATCACCAATACCCCGCAGAACTCGTCTCCGAATTAAGAGACAAACGCAGAAGAGGTGAAATCCCTTCAGAAATCAACATCGCCCACCTCAAAACTAAGGGTGGAAGAGAAGAAGTTTACGTCAATTGTAGCGAAGGTCGAGTTCGACGACCTCTCATAATAGTTGAAAACGGCGTCTCCAAACTCCAACCAGAACACATTGACAATATCCGCTCAGGAGAATGGTCATGGGAAGACCTTGTCAAAAACGCGATAATAGAATATATCGACGCAGAAGAAGAGGAGAACATCTACGTGGCTCTGAGTTTCGACGAAATAACTCATAAACACACACACGTAGAACTTTCACCCTACACAATTCTTGGCATATGCGCTTCCATAATACCCTATCCAGAACACAATCAGTCGCCCCGAAACTCGTACGAGGCTGCCATGGCAAAACAAGCCCTTGGCGTTTACGCAACTAACTTTATTTACCGAGTGGACTCTCGTTCCCATGTCTTGCATTACCCTCAGACGCCTCTTGTCAAGACAAAACCCATGGAAATCTTAGGCTACAATCAAAGACCTTCAGGACAAAACTGTATAGTTGCAGTCATGTCTTTCGAAGGATACAATATGGAAGACGCCCTCATTTTTAACAAGGCATCAATAGAACGCGGCTTGTGCCGTTCTACATTTTATCGAATTTACGAAGCTGAATGCCGCCAATATCTAGGAGGATTGAAAGATCGATTTGTCATTCCAGAGGCAGGTATGAGAGGCTTTAGAGGGGAGCAATACTATCGTTTGCTTGAGCCTGATGGCATTGTAAACCTTGAAGCAAGCACGGTCGGTGGCGACGTTCTTATAGGAAGAACAAGCCCTCCCAGATTCCTCGAAGAATACAAAGAATTTGAGGTAAAAGGTCCATCGATGCGTGATACATCTGTAGACGTAAGACAATCAGAAGCAGGCACCGCTGACGCCATTTTCATCACAGAATCCAGGGAAGGAAGCAAACTCGTCAAAGTCAGAGTACGCGATCAGCGCGTTCCAGAACTTGGCGACAAATTTGCCTCTCGCCATGGACAAAAAGGCGTCATTGGCATGATTATACCTCAAGAAGACCTCCCCTTTACTGAGTCAGGCATCGTTCCCGATATACTAATAAACCCTCATGCGATTCCCTCACGAATGACCATAGGCCAATTTCTGGAATCTATGGCTGGAAAAATGGCTGCAGCCCGTGGAAGACCAGCCGACGGAACGCCATTCGTTAACGAAAAATCCAGTGATATAAAGCGGACTTTGATCAATTACGGCTTTAGCCACACTGGAAGGGAGGTTTTCTACAGCGGTGTAACTGGTGAAAAGTTTGTTGCGGACATTTTCGTAGGAGTAGTTTACTATCAAAAACTTCACCACATGGTTTCTGATAAGGTTCACGCTAGGGCACGCGGACAAGTGCAGATGTTAACGCGGCAGCCAACTGAAGGCAGGGCAAGAGGTGGCGGATTAAGGTTTGGCGAGATGGAGCGAGACTGCTTAGTTGGTCATGGCGCAGCGATGCTTTTGCGAGACCGACTTCTCGAAGAATCAGACAAATACACTCTCTATGTTTGCGAAAACTGTGGCTACATAGCTTACTACGATATAAAACAACGCGTATATGTTTGCCGAATGTGTGAAGAAGATGCACAGATTTCTCCAGTGATTATCTCATATGCCTTCAAACTTTTGTTGCAGGAAATGATGAGTCTCTGCGTTGCACCCCGTCTAAAGTTAAAGGAGCGTGCTTAG
- a CDS encoding DNA-directed RNA polymerase subunit A' has product MAFEEVSQKIIDELRFGLFSPRELRRLSVAEIQTADTYDEDGAPIISGLMDGRLGTLEPRQRCKTCGNTAIRCPGHFGHIELAVPIIHIVFTKIIHSLLKATCRNCGRVTLQDEQVEKIKWQIQRTRELLGVVPGSVYKKILKDAKSKECSHCGTPQYKIVFEKPTRFREEVAEGGSPQLTPSIVRERLERIPDEDLELFGFTPKTARPEWMVLQVLPVPPVYVRPSITLESGIRSEDDLTHKLVDIIRINQRLNENMEAGAPTLIIQDLSELLQYHVTTYFNNEASGIPPARHRSGRALKTLSQRLKGKEGRFRSNLSGKRVDFSARTVISPDPNIDISEVGVPIDVAMKLSIPEKVTNWNLAEMKAFIKNGPDNYPGALYLVRPDGKRIRLEFVVDREKIAEAIESGFIVERHLKDGDIAIFNRQPSLHRMSIMAHRVRVLPYKTFRLHLCVCPPYNADFDGDEMNLHVPQSEEAQTEALILMQVQDQMLSPRFGGPIIGAIRDFITSAYLLTKESTLLTKEEVCRMLGAAGYEGSLPKPEIKKPKPMWTGKQIFSLFLPKDFNYSLKATICQNCAKCLKEKCPYDAFVVIKNGVLKSGVIDRRSIGAEQSESILHRIIKDYGAKQGREFLNKCCQVLKLFMSIRGFTYSFDELELSAKAQNKIAKTLEKCEKNVQELIAAYRKGTLQRLPGQSLHDSFEIYVMNELAKARDNAGKIADEDFTLENAGIIMTRTGARGSSLNIGQMTASVGQQAVRGKRIMRGYVQRALPHFEPDDPSPKARGFVQSSYQSGLDPVEYFFHAMGGREGLVDTAVRTQQSGYMQRRLINALEHLRVEYDGTVRNSVGDVIQFRYGEDGIDPAKSDHGKAVNVSRLVDQVSIMIVGGRPASEKYIEKKLKDVEHQLTQMLIDELKRELKKSKLKKKGVDQIIDLTSKHYKRALVEAGEAVGIVAAQSIGEPGTQMTLRTFHYAGVREQNVTLGLPRLIEIVDARRIPSTPIMSIYLDKKKRKNKEKATEIARRIIYTAVEDIAKAIYDDPKHEEIVVDLDRTLMENRGVSIDELKDALQLPICTIRARGKKIYAKPKKPEDHKKLMGKIISQQVKGVSGIKRVLVTEEKGEWVIRTDGSNLPKILETVGIDPTRTITNHVHEIAKTLGIEAARSSLIQEALGVLEEQGLDVDIRHIMLVADIMTATGEVKQIGRHGISGAKSSILARAAFEITVPNIVDAAIKGEADPLLGVTENVIVGQSIPIGTGLVNLYMSTLSDKQEKSE; this is encoded by the coding sequence GTGGCCTTTGAAGAAGTTTCTCAGAAGATAATCGATGAGCTTCGATTTGGATTGTTTTCACCACGGGAATTGAGAAGGCTTTCTGTCGCTGAGATACAAACTGCGGACACCTACGATGAAGATGGTGCTCCAATAATTTCCGGTTTGATGGATGGCAGATTAGGTACCCTTGAGCCGAGACAACGATGCAAAACATGCGGTAATACAGCCATTCGGTGCCCAGGCCATTTTGGCCATATTGAACTGGCAGTTCCTATAATTCACATTGTATTCACAAAAATAATCCATAGCCTCTTGAAGGCAACGTGTAGAAACTGCGGGCGCGTAACATTGCAAGACGAACAGGTCGAAAAAATTAAGTGGCAAATTCAACGTACTCGCGAGCTTCTTGGAGTAGTACCCGGCAGTGTCTATAAAAAGATCTTAAAGGACGCAAAATCCAAGGAGTGTTCTCACTGTGGTACACCCCAATATAAGATAGTTTTCGAGAAGCCAACTCGCTTCCGTGAAGAAGTGGCTGAGGGGGGCTCACCGCAGCTAACTCCAAGCATAGTTCGTGAAAGGCTTGAAAGGATACCTGATGAAGATTTAGAGCTTTTCGGTTTCACTCCCAAAACTGCTAGACCCGAATGGATGGTTCTCCAAGTTCTCCCCGTTCCACCAGTTTACGTTAGACCATCAATTACACTAGAATCTGGAATCCGTTCCGAAGACGACTTAACCCACAAACTTGTAGACATCATAAGAATTAACCAGCGTCTTAATGAAAACATGGAGGCAGGAGCACCCACACTTATTATCCAAGACTTATCAGAATTACTACAATATCATGTAACCACCTACTTCAACAATGAGGCCTCTGGCATCCCCCCAGCTAGACATCGTTCTGGAAGGGCATTAAAAACACTGTCACAGCGTCTTAAAGGAAAGGAAGGGCGTTTCAGAAGCAATCTTTCCGGGAAACGAGTAGATTTCTCTGCAAGAACCGTCATTTCTCCTGACCCGAACATAGACATTAGCGAAGTAGGGGTTCCTATAGATGTCGCAATGAAGCTTTCAATTCCAGAAAAAGTAACCAACTGGAACCTTGCAGAAATGAAGGCTTTCATCAAGAATGGACCTGATAATTATCCAGGTGCCTTATACTTAGTTAGACCAGATGGTAAACGAATCCGGCTAGAATTCGTAGTAGACCGAGAAAAAATCGCCGAGGCGATAGAATCAGGTTTCATCGTGGAAAGACATCTTAAAGATGGCGACATTGCTATTTTTAACCGCCAACCGTCTCTACACCGTATGTCAATCATGGCGCATCGTGTTAGGGTGCTGCCTTACAAAACGTTTCGATTGCATCTCTGCGTCTGCCCACCTTACAACGCTGACTTTGATGGGGATGAAATGAACCTCCACGTGCCACAAAGCGAAGAAGCTCAGACAGAAGCGCTCATACTCATGCAAGTCCAAGATCAAATGCTTTCTCCAAGATTCGGAGGCCCCATAATAGGCGCAATTCGGGATTTCATAACCTCTGCCTACCTTCTTACCAAGGAATCCACTCTCCTGACTAAAGAAGAAGTTTGTAGGATGCTAGGAGCAGCTGGCTATGAAGGTTCCTTGCCAAAACCTGAGATAAAAAAGCCAAAACCAATGTGGACAGGAAAACAGATATTCAGTCTGTTTTTGCCAAAAGATTTTAACTATTCACTGAAAGCCACAATCTGTCAAAACTGTGCGAAATGCCTCAAAGAAAAATGTCCATACGACGCTTTTGTTGTCATTAAGAACGGCGTGTTGAAATCAGGCGTCATTGACAGACGTTCTATAGGCGCTGAGCAGTCAGAAAGCATTCTCCACCGCATAATCAAAGATTACGGTGCTAAGCAAGGCCGAGAATTTTTGAACAAATGCTGTCAAGTGCTAAAGCTCTTCATGTCTATTCGTGGCTTTACATACTCTTTCGATGAACTGGAACTATCAGCAAAGGCACAGAACAAGATTGCCAAAACTTTGGAAAAATGTGAGAAAAACGTTCAAGAACTAATTGCAGCGTACAGAAAAGGAACACTTCAAAGACTCCCCGGACAGTCTCTTCACGACTCATTTGAAATCTATGTTATGAATGAGCTTGCGAAGGCAAGGGACAACGCTGGAAAAATCGCTGATGAGGATTTTACTCTTGAGAACGCCGGCATTATTATGACCAGAACTGGAGCACGAGGCTCTAGCCTAAACATTGGTCAAATGACAGCTTCTGTTGGTCAGCAAGCCGTTCGAGGCAAACGTATCATGCGAGGTTACGTGCAACGTGCGTTACCTCACTTTGAGCCAGATGACCCATCTCCAAAGGCAAGAGGTTTCGTTCAATCCTCCTATCAATCAGGTCTTGATCCGGTAGAATACTTTTTCCACGCCATGGGCGGCCGTGAAGGCTTGGTGGATACAGCTGTGCGAACACAGCAAAGCGGCTACATGCAGAGACGTTTGATAAATGCGCTTGAACATCTACGTGTAGAATATGATGGAACAGTTCGTAATTCTGTGGGGGATGTTATACAGTTCCGCTATGGAGAAGATGGCATAGATCCTGCAAAAAGCGATCATGGAAAAGCTGTGAACGTTAGCAGACTTGTTGATCAAGTCAGCATCATGATTGTAGGTGGCAGACCTGCTTCTGAAAAATACATTGAGAAGAAACTCAAGGATGTGGAGCATCAGCTTACACAGATGTTAATAGACGAATTGAAGCGAGAGTTGAAGAAGTCAAAACTGAAAAAGAAAGGTGTAGATCAAATTATCGACTTGACATCGAAACATTATAAACGTGCCTTAGTCGAGGCGGGAGAAGCAGTTGGCATCGTCGCAGCACAATCTATAGGCGAACCAGGCACCCAGATGACTTTACGTACTTTTCACTATGCAGGTGTAAGAGAGCAAAACGTTACTCTAGGCTTGCCACGTCTCATCGAGATTGTAGACGCCAGGCGAATTCCATCCACGCCGATTATGTCCATTTATCTCGATAAGAAAAAGAGAAAGAATAAGGAAAAAGCCACTGAAATTGCCCGCAGAATCATTTACACGGCTGTAGAAGACATTGCAAAGGCAATTTACGATGACCCCAAACACGAAGAGATCGTTGTCGATCTTGATAGGACTTTAATGGAGAATAGAGGCGTATCAATAGATGAATTGAAGGATGCATTACAACTTCCTATATGTACTATAAGAGCGCGAGGTAAAAAGATTTATGCAAAACCAAAGAAGCCTGAAGACCACAAGAAACTGATGGGCAAAATAATCTCTCAACAGGTAAAAGGAGTTTCTGGCATTAAACGTGTTCTTGTTACTGAAGAGAAAGGAGAATGGGTCATTAGAACTGACGGATCGAATCTGCCAAAAATTCTTGAAACTGTTGGTATTGATCCAACCAGAACTATTACAAACCACGTTCATGAAATCGCGAAAACATTGGGAATTGAAGCGGCCCGTAGTTCCCTTATTCAAGAAGCACTAGGTGTATTGGAAGAGCAAGGTCTAGACGTTGACATTCGACATATAATGCTGGTCGCAGACATAATGACTGCCACAGGCGAAGTGAAGCAAATTGGCCGACACGGCATCAGTGGAGCCAAGTCTAGTATTTTGGCTCGTGCAGCCTTCGAAATCACGGTTCCCAACATTGTTGACGCAGCAATTAAGGGTGAAGCTGATCCGCTGCTGGGTGTAACCGAAAACGTTATAGTAGGGCAATCTATACCCATTGGAACTGGACTCGTTAACCTATATATGTCTACGTTATCCGACAAGCAGGAGAAAAGTGAATGA
- a CDS encoding 50S ribosomal protein L30e: MIDVDKAIATAVRTGKVVFGVNEAIRSTKIGKTRLIVVTSNTPSHIRDDLEYYGKLSQIPVVTYRGNSIDLGMVCGKRFAVATLTVKEPGDSDILKLAEKPKTEEDVTEEEAF; the protein is encoded by the coding sequence ATGATCGATGTAGACAAGGCGATTGCGACTGCAGTCAGGACTGGCAAGGTAGTTTTCGGAGTGAATGAAGCTATAAGAAGCACAAAAATCGGCAAAACTCGACTTATCGTTGTGACCTCAAATACTCCATCCCATATACGCGATGACCTTGAGTACTACGGAAAGCTATCTCAAATTCCAGTTGTGACTTATAGGGGCAACAGCATCGATTTAGGTATGGTTTGTGGAAAACGGTTTGCGGTTGCTACTTTGACTGTAAAAGAACCCGGTGATTCTGACATCTTGAAGTTAGCTGAGAAACCTAAAACAGAGGAAGACGTTACTGAAGAGGAGGCGTTTTAG
- a CDS encoding NusA-like transcription termination signal-binding factor, with the protein MATGIKLTGKEMRFIALFESITGASVKDCILDENANRAIFIVKEGHIGMAIGKGGKNIRLLERMTSKKHEIIEYSDDPAQFIRNALKPAHVREIRLTEKLDGKSIAVVAVDPKDKGVAIGRNGRNAERIRFLAKRYFQIQNVSIT; encoded by the coding sequence ATGGCTACCGGAATCAAACTAACTGGTAAAGAAATGCGTTTCATCGCCCTTTTCGAAAGCATCACTGGTGCTTCAGTTAAAGATTGTATTCTTGACGAAAACGCAAATCGCGCCATCTTTATCGTAAAAGAAGGACACATAGGCATGGCAATAGGCAAAGGCGGCAAAAATATTCGCCTTCTAGAGCGAATGACAAGCAAAAAACACGAGATCATCGAATATTCAGATGACCCTGCTCAATTTATAAGAAACGCGTTAAAGCCCGCGCATGTGAGAGAAATTAGGTTAACAGAAAAGCTTGATGGAAAATCCATCGCGGTTGTAGCAGTTGATCCTAAGGATAAGGGCGTGGCTATTGGAAGAAACGGAAGGAATGCCGAGCGAATACGCTTCTTAGCAAAGCGATATTTCCAAATTCAAAACGTGTCAATAACCTGA
- a CDS encoding hydrogenase iron-sulfur subunit: MTQKSLQTTELRIGVFICYCGLNIGAVVDVADVADYARSLQDVVYVKTNRYTCADPGQEEIRKGIREYNLNRVVVAACSPRMHEPTFRRTVSEAGLNPFLFEMANIREFSSWCHPSTPEKATEKAKEIVKMAVAKVRLLQPLDVIEVPVTNKALVVGGGVSGTSAALALAEMGYKVYLVDRAESIGGHMAQLSKTFPLFECSNCPQQNRCARFSCVATRIGDVAKHPNIQLLTYSEVKEVEGVIGSYKVKVVKKPRFVDESKCVGYCNVCVEKCPVQVPNEFDAGTRVRKAIYMPFDQAVPLVHTIDKENCLYFKDGNCTECKDVCEVDAIDFEQKPEEITFEVGTIIVATGFDIYEPYELKHYGYGKYKNVVTGLQLERILDTGTQITGELVRPSDSKKPNSITFIQCVGSRDVEKFEYCSGFCCMLTLKNAVLLKEKYGDDLQVNVLYTDMRTNKKGYEELFSRAQDMGINFIRTKLTNRKVVEVPETESLTVQAETENNDPVETQADMVVLATAAIPSKGSEDIARTFNISRGANGFFMESHPKLKPLDTPVDGTFVAGACQGPKDVPYSVAQGSGAAARAATILSKPKWKIEPIVAVVDPEKCRNTKVKCGICAERCPYGAIEAPENQPAKVITAMCHGCGTCVAECPADAITQKHFTDDQIIAQIRTALEDNPESKILGFLCNWCCYAGADLAGTSRFEYPPLLRPIRVMCSGRVDRDFVLEAFSRGVGMVLVGACHLPYDCHYINGNERMKVRMDTLTPMLEKLGLSPQRFRVEYVSAAEGLKFAELMKEMAAQMKELGSDKIKAENAKLKPILDRMLARKQQRSQL; this comes from the coding sequence ATGACCCAGAAGTCTCTTCAAACTACAGAGTTGCGAATTGGCGTATTCATCTGTTATTGCGGGCTCAACATTGGTGCTGTAGTAGATGTTGCAGATGTTGCAGATTACGCCCGCTCTCTGCAGGATGTAGTCTATGTAAAAACTAACCGTTACACTTGTGCCGACCCTGGACAAGAAGAGATTAGAAAGGGAATAAGAGAGTATAACCTTAACCGAGTGGTGGTCGCTGCCTGTTCTCCACGGATGCATGAACCCACGTTTCGTCGAACCGTTTCAGAAGCCGGCTTGAACCCGTTTCTTTTTGAAATGGCAAATATCCGTGAATTCTCTTCGTGGTGTCATCCAAGCACACCAGAAAAAGCCACAGAGAAAGCTAAAGAAATCGTGAAAATGGCTGTTGCGAAGGTTAGACTTCTACAACCACTTGATGTCATCGAGGTCCCAGTCACTAACAAAGCACTAGTAGTAGGGGGAGGGGTTTCTGGCACCAGCGCAGCCTTAGCACTTGCAGAAATGGGATACAAAGTATACCTAGTTGACAGAGCTGAAAGCATCGGAGGCCACATGGCTCAACTAAGCAAAACGTTCCCTCTATTCGAATGTTCAAACTGCCCCCAACAGAATCGTTGCGCAAGATTCTCTTGTGTTGCCACGAGAATAGGAGACGTTGCTAAACACCCGAACATTCAGCTACTTACCTATTCTGAAGTGAAAGAGGTTGAAGGTGTTATTGGAAGCTACAAGGTTAAGGTCGTTAAGAAACCACGATTCGTTGATGAGTCAAAGTGTGTAGGATACTGTAATGTTTGCGTAGAAAAGTGTCCCGTTCAAGTGCCAAACGAATTTGATGCGGGCACACGTGTGCGAAAGGCGATTTACATGCCATTCGACCAAGCTGTACCTCTAGTTCACACAATTGATAAAGAAAACTGTCTCTACTTCAAAGATGGCAACTGCACAGAATGTAAAGATGTATGTGAAGTAGACGCGATAGATTTTGAGCAAAAACCAGAGGAAATCACGTTCGAAGTAGGCACCATTATAGTCGCCACAGGATTCGACATTTACGAGCCCTACGAGTTAAAACACTATGGATATGGGAAATACAAGAATGTAGTAACTGGGCTTCAACTCGAGCGAATATTGGACACAGGCACACAAATCACTGGAGAACTTGTAAGACCATCAGACAGTAAAAAACCCAATAGCATAACTTTCATTCAGTGTGTTGGTTCGCGGGACGTCGAGAAGTTTGAGTATTGCTCAGGCTTCTGCTGCATGCTAACATTGAAAAACGCAGTTTTGCTCAAAGAAAAGTATGGCGACGACCTCCAAGTTAACGTACTATACACGGACATGCGTACTAACAAAAAAGGCTATGAAGAACTCTTCAGCAGAGCCCAAGACATGGGAATCAACTTTATACGAACGAAGCTTACCAATAGAAAAGTCGTTGAGGTCCCCGAAACAGAAAGTTTGACTGTGCAAGCAGAAACAGAAAATAACGACCCAGTAGAGACACAGGCAGACATGGTTGTATTAGCAACAGCGGCGATTCCGAGTAAAGGCTCAGAAGACATAGCAAGGACATTTAATATCTCTCGAGGAGCCAATGGCTTCTTCATGGAAAGCCATCCAAAACTTAAGCCTTTAGACACGCCTGTGGACGGAACCTTCGTAGCAGGTGCTTGTCAAGGTCCCAAAGACGTCCCATACAGTGTTGCTCAAGGGAGCGGAGCCGCAGCCCGAGCAGCAACCATACTCTCGAAGCCAAAATGGAAAATAGAACCTATCGTTGCAGTGGTAGACCCTGAAAAATGCAGAAACACAAAAGTGAAATGCGGCATTTGCGCTGAACGATGCCCTTATGGAGCCATAGAAGCTCCTGAAAACCAACCTGCAAAAGTTATAACAGCCATGTGTCATGGCTGCGGCACTTGCGTGGCTGAATGCCCTGCAGATGCCATTACGCAGAAACACTTCACAGATGACCAGATTATTGCTCAAATAAGAACGGCGTTGGAGGACAACCCTGAAAGCAAAATTCTAGGTTTTCTATGTAACTGGTGTTGCTACGCAGGCGCAGACCTAGCTGGCACAAGTCGCTTTGAATATCCACCTCTCCTTAGGCCAATTCGTGTAATGTGCTCAGGCCGTGTGGACAGAGACTTCGTGCTAGAAGCCTTCAGTCGGGGAGTTGGTATGGTTTTGGTCGGTGCTTGCCACCTGCCATATGACTGTCATTACATTAATGGTAATGAAAGAATGAAAGTTCGCATGGATACCCTAACTCCAATGCTAGAAAAGCTTGGCTTAAGCCCACAGCGTTTCAGAGTAGAATATGTTTCAGCTGCTGAAGGACTAAAGTTTGCAGAGTTGATGAAAGAGATGGCTGCACAGATGAAAGAGTTAGGATCAGACAAGATTAAGGCGGAAAACGCAAAGTTGAAACCGATCTTGGACAGAATGCTGGCTAGGAAACAACAACGATCACAACTTTGA